In Myripristis murdjan chromosome 9, fMyrMur1.1, whole genome shotgun sequence, the following proteins share a genomic window:
- the tm2d2 gene encoding TM2 domain-containing protein 2, which translates to MAMISINYILLCGQFLLLLTVILLQCLEGIHSQNSTTSEPPATPPGQGATLVPVSEQPPENATDHVIPTERVNYTPEYEYRPPSPVVLCSYLPEEFIHCQDPVDHAGNSTARQELGHGCVGWGGQTQKEVNVTKVICTALDDIECAGPREFLRGDVPCIKYTGHYFITTLLYSFFLGCFGVDRFCLGHTGTAVGKLLTLGGLGIWWFVDLILLITGGLMPSDYSNWCTYY; encoded by the exons ATGGCAATGATTTCCATAAACTATATTCTGTTATGCGGGCAGTTTCTGCTTCTGCTGACAGTGATACTTCTGCAGTGTTTGGAAGGAATTCACTCCCAAAACTCAACCACTTCGGAGCCGCCAGCTACTCCTCCGGGTCAGGGAGCGACGCTGGTCCCTGTCAGCGAGCAGCCGCCCGAAAATGCGACAGATCATGTAATACCAACGGAACGAGTGAATTACACTCCAGAGTATGAATACAGACCTCCATCTCCCGTCGTCCTCTGCAGCTATCT GCCGGAGGAGTTCATCCACTGTCAAGACCCTGTGGATCATGCAGGCAACAGCACCGCCCGTCAGGAGTTAGGTCACGGCTGTGTGGGA TGGGGAGGCCAGACTCAAAAAGAAGTGAACGTCACAAAAGTGATCTGCACTGCACTCGATGATATAGAGTGTGCTGGACCCAGAGAGTTCCTCAGAGGGGACGTACCCTGCATCAA ATACACAGGACACTATTTCATCACCACGCTGCTGTACTCCTTCTTCCTGGGCTGTTTTGGGGTGGATCGCTTCTGCCTGGGCCACACTGGCACAGCTGTGGGCAAGCTCCTGACCCTGGGCGGCCTGGGAATCTGGTGGTTTGTTGACCTGATCCTGCTCATCACCGGCGGCCTGATGCCCAGTGATTACAGCAACTGGTGCACCTACTACTGA